The following proteins are co-located in the Sphingomonas donggukensis genome:
- a CDS encoding alpha-amylase family glycosyl hydrolase: protein MTDPQRVPATAPTREWWRGAAIYQIYPRSFADSNGDGIGDLPGITGHLDYVAALGVDAIWLSPFFTSPMKDFGYDVADYCGVDPIFGTLDDFDALVARAHDLRLKVIVDQVYSHTSDEHPWFTESRASRTNARADWYVWADAKADGAPPNNWQSVFGGPAWTWDARRGQYYLHNFLSSQPQLNGHNPDVQAALLNVARFWLDRGVDGFRVDAINFAMHDPALTDNPPAPTGNGVRTRPFDFQLHVHNQSHPDIPLFLERLRALLDSYGGKFTVAEVGGADSDREMKAFTSDRRRLDSAYGFDFLYAAELNPKVVAEAVENWPDTPGTGWPSWAFENHDAPRAISRWAAPDQREAFAAVKMLLLVCLRGSIILYYGEELGLTQVDVPFESLQDPEAIANWPLTLSRDGARTPMPWRSDAAGLGFSGATPWLPTGPDHAALAVDVQQGDAGSMLALTRRLLAFRNTNDALLTGGITVRVATDTLLVFERASADEVLLCAFNLGSEAADCTPAQPGRWRVVEQVGTVDRWNLAGLSGLVARRMA from the coding sequence ATGACCGATCCGCAGCGCGTGCCCGCGACCGCGCCGACCCGCGAATGGTGGCGCGGCGCGGCGATCTATCAGATCTATCCGCGCAGCTTCGCCGATTCGAACGGCGACGGCATCGGCGACCTGCCCGGCATCACCGGGCATCTCGACTATGTCGCGGCGCTGGGAGTCGATGCGATCTGGCTGTCGCCGTTCTTCACCTCGCCGATGAAGGATTTCGGCTACGACGTGGCCGACTACTGCGGGGTCGACCCGATCTTCGGCACGCTCGACGATTTCGACGCGCTGGTCGCGCGGGCGCATGACCTGCGGCTGAAGGTGATCGTCGACCAGGTCTATTCGCACACCAGCGACGAGCACCCGTGGTTTACCGAAAGCCGCGCGAGCCGCACCAACGCGCGGGCCGACTGGTACGTCTGGGCCGATGCGAAGGCGGACGGCGCGCCGCCCAACAACTGGCAGTCGGTGTTCGGCGGCCCGGCGTGGACGTGGGACGCGCGGCGCGGGCAATATTATCTGCACAATTTCCTCAGCAGCCAGCCGCAGCTGAACGGGCATAACCCCGACGTGCAGGCGGCGTTGCTGAACGTCGCGCGCTTCTGGCTGGATCGCGGCGTCGACGGGTTCCGTGTCGACGCGATCAACTTCGCGATGCATGACCCTGCGCTCACCGACAATCCGCCGGCGCCGACCGGCAACGGAGTCCGCACGCGGCCGTTCGATTTCCAGCTGCACGTCCACAACCAGTCGCATCCCGACATCCCGTTGTTCCTCGAACGGCTCCGCGCGCTGCTCGACAGCTATGGCGGCAAGTTCACCGTGGCCGAAGTCGGCGGGGCGGACAGCGACCGCGAGATGAAGGCGTTCACGTCCGATCGCCGGCGGCTCGACAGCGCCTATGGCTTCGACTTCCTCTACGCCGCCGAACTGAACCCGAAAGTGGTGGCCGAGGCGGTCGAGAACTGGCCCGACACGCCCGGCACCGGCTGGCCGAGCTGGGCGTTCGAGAACCACGACGCGCCGCGCGCGATCTCGCGCTGGGCGGCGCCCGACCAGCGCGAGGCGTTCGCCGCGGTCAAGATGCTGCTGCTGGTCTGCCTGCGGGGGTCGATCATCCTCTATTACGGCGAGGAGCTGGGCCTGACTCAGGTCGACGTGCCGTTCGAAAGCCTGCAGGATCCCGAGGCGATCGCGAACTGGCCGCTCACCTTGTCGCGCGACGGCGCGCGCACGCCGATGCCGTGGCGGTCGGATGCGGCGGGGTTGGGCTTTTCGGGGGCGACGCCGTGGCTGCCGACCGGGCCGGACCACGCCGCGCTGGCCGTCGATGTGCAGCAGGGCGATGCGGGCTCGATGCTGGCGCTGACGCGGCGGTTGTTGGCGTTCCGGAACACCAACGACGCGTTGCTGACCGGCGGCATCACCGTCCGGGTTGCGACCGACACGCTGCTGGTGTTCGAACGCGCGAGCGCCGACGAGGTGCTGCTGTGCGCGTTCAACCTGGGAAGCGAGGCCGCCGACTGCACGCCCGCGCAGCCGGGGCGCTGGCGCGTGGTAGAGCAAGTCGGCACAGTCGATCGATGGAATCTGGCCGGCCTGTCGGGCCTGGTCGCGAGGAGAATGGCATGA
- a CDS encoding glycoside hydrolase family 97 protein: MRMMASVLALVAATPALAEVVAKAESPDKSISVAVSIDNDGRPTYAITRKGKPLVNDSALGFLFTDAPKLDRYFALVDAKTAKSDTSWTQPFGEWTTIRDNHVDLTVRLKEKVRQQREMTVTFRVFDDGVGFRYTLPDQPNLHHANIAEELTEFAIAEEGTAWWKPAYGWNREEYLYNTTPISSIGTAQTVLTMKLASGTHLAIHEAALVDYSAMNLARFEGTKLRANLTPGSGAPKVSRDAGFSTPWRTIAIADDAPGLYKASQITLNLNEPNKLGNVSSWIKPGKFAGVWWNMITGRWSWARGPQHGATNAHVRQYIDFAAANGIPGVLVEGWNVGWDGDWFGNGNDMNFAQPTADFDAAGLAAYAKSKGVYLIGHHETGGSASHYDKQLDTAFKFAADHGEPVVKTGYVTDAGQIERVDADGTTHREWHEGQWMVNHYLRVVQAAAKYKVSIDSHEPVKDTGLRRTYPNWVAREGGRGMEYMSWAGKNPPEHEANMVFTQLLGGPMDFTPGIVSLKGSENSDLPSTLAKQLANYVVIYSPVVMVADTPAAYAKVPGAFQFIKDVPTDWSETRVLNGEVGDYVTIVRKQKGSSDWFLGAVGDEQARASTIALDFLDAGKTYTAQIYRDGPGADYRTPTRHAITIESKPVRKGDTLKLALAPGGGQAIRFVAPGKRRK; the protein is encoded by the coding sequence ATGCGGATGATGGCGAGCGTGCTCGCGCTGGTGGCGGCGACGCCCGCGTTGGCGGAAGTGGTCGCGAAGGCGGAATCGCCCGACAAGTCGATCAGCGTCGCGGTGTCGATCGATAACGATGGGCGCCCGACCTATGCCATTACGCGCAAGGGCAAGCCGCTGGTGAACGACAGCGCGCTCGGCTTCCTGTTCACCGACGCGCCCAAGCTCGACCGCTATTTCGCGCTGGTCGATGCGAAGACCGCGAAGTCAGATACCAGCTGGACCCAGCCGTTCGGCGAATGGACGACGATCCGCGACAACCACGTCGACCTGACTGTGCGCCTCAAGGAAAAGGTGCGCCAGCAGCGCGAGATGACGGTCACCTTCCGCGTCTTCGATGACGGCGTCGGCTTTCGCTACACGCTGCCCGACCAGCCGAATTTGCACCACGCCAACATCGCCGAGGAGCTGACCGAGTTCGCGATCGCCGAGGAGGGCACCGCGTGGTGGAAGCCTGCATACGGCTGGAACCGCGAGGAATATCTCTACAATACGACGCCGATCAGCAGCATCGGCACCGCCCAGACCGTGCTGACGATGAAGCTCGCGTCGGGCACCCACTTGGCCATCCATGAAGCGGCGCTGGTGGATTATTCGGCGATGAACCTTGCGCGGTTCGAGGGCACGAAGCTGCGCGCGAACCTGACGCCCGGATCGGGCGCGCCGAAGGTCAGCCGCGACGCCGGCTTCTCGACGCCGTGGCGGACCATCGCGATCGCCGACGATGCGCCGGGGCTCTACAAGGCCAGCCAGATCACGCTAAACCTGAACGAGCCGAACAAGCTCGGCAACGTGTCGAGCTGGATCAAGCCGGGGAAGTTCGCGGGCGTCTGGTGGAACATGATTACCGGTCGCTGGAGCTGGGCGCGTGGGCCGCAGCACGGCGCGACGAACGCGCACGTCCGCCAGTACATCGACTTCGCCGCCGCGAACGGCATCCCCGGCGTGCTGGTCGAGGGCTGGAACGTCGGCTGGGACGGCGACTGGTTCGGCAACGGCAACGACATGAACTTTGCCCAGCCGACCGCCGATTTCGACGCCGCGGGCCTCGCCGCCTACGCCAAGTCGAAGGGCGTGTACCTGATCGGTCATCACGAAACCGGCGGGTCGGCGAGCCACTACGACAAGCAGCTCGACACCGCGTTCAAATTCGCGGCCGACCACGGCGAGCCGGTGGTGAAGACCGGCTACGTCACCGACGCCGGCCAGATCGAGCGGGTGGACGCCGACGGCACGACGCACCGCGAATGGCATGAGGGGCAGTGGATGGTGAACCACTACCTGCGCGTCGTGCAGGCCGCAGCGAAGTACAAGGTGTCGATCGACAGCCACGAACCGGTCAAGGACACGGGGCTCCGCCGCACCTATCCCAACTGGGTCGCGCGCGAGGGCGGGCGCGGCATGGAATATATGAGCTGGGCGGGGAAGAACCCGCCCGAGCATGAAGCCAATATGGTCTTCACCCAGCTGCTCGGTGGGCCGATGGACTTCACCCCCGGCATCGTCAGCCTGAAGGGGTCGGAGAATTCGGACCTGCCCTCCACGCTCGCCAAGCAGCTGGCGAATTACGTCGTGATCTACTCGCCGGTGGTGATGGTCGCCGACACGCCCGCAGCCTATGCCAAGGTGCCGGGCGCGTTCCAGTTCATCAAGGACGTGCCAACCGACTGGTCGGAGACGCGCGTTCTGAACGGCGAGGTCGGCGACTATGTCACGATCGTTCGCAAGCAGAAGGGATCGAGCGACTGGTTCCTGGGCGCGGTCGGCGATGAGCAGGCGCGCGCCAGCACGATCGCGCTCGATTTCCTCGATGCGGGCAAGACCTATACCGCGCAGATCTATCGCGACGGGCCGGGCGCCGATTACCGCACGCCGACGCGCCATGCGATCACGATCGAGAGCAAGCCTGTGCGCAAGGGCGACACGCTGAAGCTGGCCTTGGCGCCGGGCGGTGGGCAGGCGATCCGTTTCGTCGCGCCGGGCAAGCGCCGCAAGTGA
- a CDS encoding alpha/beta hydrolase: MRWIAALLLAFASAGSAQAQQGGRFDEMFVTAGAPIGEVHATVWLPPGYDAGKQRYGVVYMQDGQNVFVPARSGFNKVWGADKAVTRLVAAGRIAPLIVVAIDHPGKARYRQYFPQALYAAATPAVRAVFDKAAEGPITGDAYVDLLAHTLKPMIDRAYRTRRDAAHTGIIGSSMGGLISCYAFVRRPRVFGRAGCVSTHWLLTMPADLPPDADVLGLWETYLAANLGKTAGRRLWMDHGTETLDANYAPWQARIDAAVTRAGWVRDRDFASREYKGAAHEENAWAARLDDILAWLFA; the protein is encoded by the coding sequence ATGCGCTGGATCGCCGCCCTGCTGCTCGCGTTCGCCTCTGCCGGCAGCGCGCAGGCGCAGCAGGGCGGGCGGTTCGACGAGATGTTCGTGACCGCGGGCGCGCCGATCGGCGAGGTCCATGCGACGGTGTGGCTGCCGCCCGGCTATGACGCGGGCAAGCAGCGCTACGGCGTCGTGTACATGCAGGATGGGCAGAATGTGTTCGTGCCCGCGCGGTCGGGCTTCAACAAGGTGTGGGGCGCGGACAAGGCGGTCACGCGGCTGGTCGCGGCGGGCCGCATCGCGCCGCTGATCGTCGTCGCGATCGATCATCCCGGCAAGGCGCGCTATCGCCAGTATTTTCCGCAGGCGCTGTACGCGGCGGCGACGCCCGCGGTGCGCGCGGTGTTCGACAAGGCAGCGGAGGGGCCGATCACGGGCGACGCCTACGTCGATCTCCTCGCGCACACGCTGAAGCCGATGATCGACCGCGCCTACCGCACCCGCCGCGATGCTGCGCACACCGGCATCATAGGGTCGAGCATGGGTGGGCTGATCTCGTGCTACGCCTTCGTTCGCAGGCCCAGGGTGTTCGGGCGGGCGGGGTGCGTATCGACCCACTGGCTGTTGACGATGCCGGCCGACCTGCCGCCCGACGCCGACGTGCTGGGGTTGTGGGAGACATATCTTGCCGCGAACCTCGGCAAGACGGCGGGGCGGCGGTTGTGGATGGACCACGGCACCGAGACGCTCGACGCAAACTACGCCCCGTGGCAGGCGCGGATCGACGCGGCGGTGACGCGGGCCGGCTGGGTCCGTGACCGTGACTTCGCGAGCCGCGAATACAAGGGCGCGGCGCATGAGGAGAACGCCTGGGCGGCGCGGCTCGACGACATCCTCGCCTGGTTGTTCGCGTGA
- a CDS encoding tryptophan halogenase family protein, translating into MTACLMAKAWPAADITVIESPDIGIVGVGEGSTPQLRQFFRDLGIAESEWMPACNATYKAGIRFVGWSDASGFGDYIHPFASDVDVHSEGAFHHAARARRTGHDVPAHPDAFFLNSWLIANARAPLPAANFPFDASYGYHFDAHLVGAFLRDHAVGRGVTHVARTVTEVVVGEDGAVRHLALDGGDTVAADMFVDCSGFRSVIAQAALGAKFLPFASNLFNDRAVVMPTPSDPTGTNVHTTSTALSSGWAWHIPLTSRVGNGYVYSSRYIDADAAEAELRAQLGVGDAGTARHLTMKVGRIETTWTGNCLAVGLSQGFIEPLEATALHIVQATVEGFIAAWEGGGFTPAHRDQFNTVIARRYEGIRDYIVAHYRLNQRGGGEYWRDAAAMDTLSDSLKSIMTCWFTGGDLVAEIAAQDIGKYYAPLSWGCLFAGYGTYPDAARLRAVAEPDDPARIARFLSACGSNFAGHDAVLASQRVREDA; encoded by the coding sequence ATGACCGCGTGCCTGATGGCAAAGGCGTGGCCCGCCGCCGACATCACCGTCATCGAAAGCCCCGACATCGGCATCGTCGGGGTGGGCGAGGGATCGACCCCGCAACTCCGCCAGTTCTTCCGCGACCTGGGCATCGCGGAGAGCGAATGGATGCCGGCGTGCAACGCCACGTACAAGGCGGGCATCCGCTTCGTCGGCTGGTCCGATGCAAGCGGCTTCGGCGACTACATCCACCCCTTCGCCAGCGACGTCGATGTCCATAGCGAGGGCGCGTTCCACCACGCCGCCCGCGCGCGTCGGACGGGGCATGACGTGCCCGCGCATCCCGATGCGTTCTTCCTCAACAGCTGGCTGATCGCCAACGCCCGCGCGCCGCTGCCGGCGGCAAATTTTCCGTTCGATGCGAGCTACGGCTATCATTTCGATGCGCATCTGGTCGGCGCGTTCCTGCGCGACCACGCGGTCGGGCGCGGGGTGACGCACGTGGCGCGCACCGTGACCGAGGTCGTGGTGGGGGAGGACGGCGCGGTCCGCCATTTGGCGCTCGACGGCGGCGACACGGTCGCGGCGGACATGTTCGTCGATTGCAGCGGCTTCCGATCGGTGATCGCGCAGGCGGCGCTGGGTGCCAAGTTCCTGCCGTTCGCGTCGAACCTGTTCAACGACCGCGCGGTCGTGATGCCGACGCCGTCCGACCCGACCGGCACCAACGTCCACACGACGTCCACCGCGTTGTCGAGCGGTTGGGCGTGGCACATTCCGCTGACCAGCCGGGTCGGCAACGGATATGTCTATTCCAGCCGCTACATCGACGCCGATGCCGCGGAGGCGGAGCTGCGCGCGCAACTGGGCGTCGGCGATGCCGGGACTGCGCGTCACCTGACGATGAAGGTCGGGCGGATCGAGACGACGTGGACCGGCAACTGCCTGGCGGTCGGCCTGTCGCAGGGGTTCATCGAACCGCTGGAGGCGACCGCGCTGCACATCGTCCAGGCGACCGTCGAGGGCTTCATCGCGGCATGGGAAGGCGGCGGCTTCACGCCGGCACACCGCGACCAGTTCAACACCGTCATTGCCCGCCGGTACGAGGGTATCCGCGATTACATCGTCGCGCACTACCGGCTGAACCAGCGCGGCGGCGGCGAGTATTGGCGCGATGCCGCGGCGATGGACACGCTGAGTGATAGCCTGAAATCGATCATGACCTGCTGGTTCACCGGCGGCGACCTGGTCGCGGAAATCGCGGCGCAGGACATCGGTAAATATTATGCGCCGCTGTCCTGGGGATGCCTGTTCGCCGGATACGGCACCTATCCTGATGCCGCACGGTTGCGCGCGGTTGCCGAGCCTGATGACCCGGCGCGGATCGCGCGTTTCCTGAGCGCGTGCGGATCGAATTTTGCCGGCCATGATGCGGTGCTCGCGTCGCAACGCGTGAGGGAGGACGCATGA
- a CDS encoding MFS transporter, with protein MTAAAIDLGNPVYVGVPKPRLSLARIVQMNIGFFGLQFSFGLQQANMGPIYSFLGADEATMPLLWLAGPMTGLLVQPFIGALSDRTVTRWGRRTPYFLIGAVLCSLCLLAMPYSPALWVAASLLWILDAANNVTMEPYRAYVGDRLDASQRPIGFMTQSAFTGLAQTLSYLSPSILVWWGMDLNAVDPNGIPHVTRIAFLIGAVLSLGSILWSVIRVPELPLTPAEVAEMQSRRLSFGAALADIRDAVVEMPPAMRKLAVAMLFQWYAMFAYWQYISHALSRSLFGTADAGSEGFRQAVLATGQLGGLYNFVAFVAAFALIPLTRAVGPRRVHAVCVACSGCAMLAIPHMTTQAALVLPMIGIGLGWASLMGCPYIMLANSIPPARTGIYMGIFNMFIVLPMLVETLTMPLIYGPLLGGDARNVLMLGGVFMLIAGGATLLVGRTRTSQDS; from the coding sequence ATGACCGCAGCGGCGATCGATCTCGGCAACCCGGTCTATGTCGGCGTGCCCAAGCCGCGCCTGTCGCTGGCGCGCATCGTCCAGATGAACATCGGGTTCTTCGGGCTGCAGTTCAGCTTCGGACTGCAACAGGCGAACATGGGGCCGATCTACAGCTTCCTCGGCGCGGACGAGGCGACGATGCCGCTGCTGTGGCTGGCAGGGCCGATGACCGGCCTGCTGGTGCAGCCGTTCATCGGCGCGCTGAGCGACCGTACGGTGACGCGCTGGGGGCGGCGGACGCCGTATTTCCTGATCGGCGCGGTGTTGTGCAGCCTGTGCCTGCTGGCGATGCCCTACAGTCCGGCGCTGTGGGTCGCGGCTAGCCTGTTGTGGATTCTGGACGCGGCCAACAATGTGACGATGGAGCCGTACCGCGCCTATGTCGGCGATCGGCTCGACGCGTCGCAGCGTCCGATCGGCTTCATGACGCAGAGTGCGTTCACCGGCCTTGCGCAGACATTGTCCTACCTGTCGCCGTCGATCCTGGTGTGGTGGGGAATGGACCTGAACGCGGTCGATCCCAACGGCATCCCGCACGTGACGCGCATCGCGTTCCTGATCGGTGCGGTGCTGTCGCTGGGGTCGATCCTGTGGTCGGTGATCCGCGTGCCCGAACTGCCGCTGACGCCCGCGGAAGTCGCCGAGATGCAGAGCCGCCGCCTGTCGTTCGGCGCGGCGCTGGCCGACATTCGCGATGCGGTGGTCGAGATGCCGCCGGCGATGCGCAAGCTGGCGGTGGCGATGCTGTTCCAATGGTATGCGATGTTCGCGTACTGGCAGTACATCAGCCACGCGCTGTCGCGGTCGCTGTTCGGCACGGCGGATGCTGGGTCGGAGGGGTTTCGCCAGGCGGTGCTCGCGACCGGGCAGTTGGGCGGGCTCTATAATTTCGTCGCGTTCGTCGCCGCCTTCGCGCTGATCCCGCTGACCCGCGCGGTCGGCCCGCGGCGAGTGCACGCGGTGTGCGTCGCGTGCTCGGGTTGCGCGATGCTGGCGATCCCGCACATGACTACGCAAGCGGCGCTGGTGCTGCCGATGATCGGCATCGGCCTCGGCTGGGCGAGCCTGATGGGGTGCCCGTACATCATGCTGGCGAACAGCATCCCGCCGGCGCGGACGGGCATCTATATGGGCATCTTCAACATGTTCATCGTCCTGCCGATGCTGGTCGAGACGCTGACCATGCCGCTGATCTACGGCCCGCTGCTGGGCGGCGATGCGCGGAACGTGCTGATGCTCGGCGGCGTGTTCATGCTGATCGCCGGCGGCGCGACGCTGCTGGTCGGGCGCACGCGGACGAGTCAAGATAGCTAA
- a CDS encoding MFS transporter → MDQATRRPRQGWAGLFNISFGFFGIQIGFALQNANMSRIFQSLGESLDNLAILWIAAPLTGLLVQPIIGHYSDRTWGRFGRRRPYFFAGAVLAAAALIGMPNAGGLLAAALLLWMLDASLNISMEPFRAFVGDMLDKDQHTAGYAIQTAFIGVGAVVGSVTPYVLDHLGVANVASGGGVPDTVRYSFYFGGAALFAAVLWTVLTTREYAPEEVAAFDGRDPAVHDAPPVPPASTGAGLAWIGAGLAIAAVVYVADVEKELYLLGGLVALYGVARIAAGVLYARGHTDTLLTNIVGDFAGMPAIMKKLALVQFFTWSALFIMWIYTTPVVAQYAFGSADPASAAYNAGGNWVGIMFATYNAVAAIAALFVLQPLARRIGKVRTHALCLGIGALGYCSFLVVRDPYALLVSEIAIGIAWASILAMPYAILASALPQAKLGIYMGLFNVFIVVPQLLVATVMGTIVRHFFPTEPVWTMAFAAGVMGLAAVAMLRVREE, encoded by the coding sequence ATGGACCAAGCAACGCGCCGACCGCGCCAGGGATGGGCGGGGCTGTTCAACATCTCGTTCGGATTCTTCGGCATCCAGATCGGCTTCGCGCTCCAGAACGCGAACATGAGCCGCATCTTCCAGTCGCTGGGGGAGAGCCTCGACAACCTCGCCATCCTGTGGATCGCGGCGCCGCTGACCGGGCTGCTGGTGCAGCCGATCATCGGCCATTATTCGGACCGGACCTGGGGCCGGTTCGGGCGGCGGCGGCCGTATTTCTTTGCGGGCGCGGTGCTCGCCGCAGCGGCGCTGATCGGCATGCCGAACGCGGGCGGATTGCTCGCCGCCGCGCTACTGCTGTGGATGCTCGACGCGTCGCTCAACATCTCGATGGAGCCGTTCCGCGCCTTCGTCGGCGACATGCTCGACAAGGACCAGCATACCGCCGGCTATGCGATCCAGACCGCGTTCATCGGCGTCGGCGCGGTGGTGGGATCGGTGACGCCCTATGTCCTCGACCACTTGGGCGTCGCCAACGTTGCGAGCGGCGGCGGGGTGCCCGATACCGTGCGCTACAGCTTCTATTTCGGCGGCGCGGCGCTGTTCGCGGCGGTGTTGTGGACGGTGCTGACGACGCGCGAATATGCGCCTGAGGAAGTCGCGGCGTTCGACGGGCGCGATCCCGCGGTCCACGACGCGCCGCCGGTGCCGCCGGCCTCGACCGGCGCGGGCCTCGCGTGGATCGGCGCGGGGCTCGCGATCGCCGCCGTCGTCTATGTCGCCGACGTCGAGAAAGAGCTTTACCTGCTGGGTGGGTTGGTCGCGCTATACGGCGTCGCCCGCATCGCGGCGGGGGTGCTGTATGCGCGCGGACATACCGACACGCTGCTGACCAACATCGTCGGCGATTTCGCGGGGATGCCGGCGATCATGAAGAAGCTGGCGCTGGTCCAGTTCTTCACCTGGTCGGCGCTGTTCATCATGTGGATCTATACCACGCCGGTCGTCGCCCAATATGCGTTCGGATCGGCCGATCCGGCGAGCGCGGCCTACAACGCCGGCGGCAACTGGGTCGGCATCATGTTCGCGACGTACAATGCGGTCGCCGCCATCGCCGCGCTGTTCGTGCTGCAACCGCTGGCGCGTCGGATCGGGAAGGTGCGCACGCACGCGCTGTGCCTGGGGATCGGCGCGCTCGGCTACTGCTCGTTCCTGGTGGTGCGCGATCCGTATGCGTTGCTGGTCAGCGAGATCGCGATCGGCATCGCCTGGGCGTCGATCCTCGCCATGCCCTACGCGATCCTGGCGTCGGCGCTGCCGCAGGCGAAGCTCGGCATCTACATGGGGCTGTTCAACGTCTTCATCGTCGTGCCGCAGCTGCTGGTCGCGACCGTGATGGGCACGATCGTGCGCCATTTCTTTCCGACCGAGCCGGTGTGGACAATGGCCTTCGCGGCGGGGGTGATGGGGCTGGCGGCGGTCGCGATGCTGCGGGTTCGGGAGGAGTAG
- a CDS encoding cation:proton antiporter, giving the protein MNTAEIFLIAILIIFAAPYLVWRLGRTDYWAPLVVVQIVGGIILGPGVLGAAFPAYYAYVFTPQVIGALNGIAWWAVMLFVWVAGIELDLRQAWTRRRETGVTAGLALAVPLVAGSLAAMILLQWPGWAGVNGARWQVVLGIGMACAVTALPILILLMEKLEILREPLGQRILRYASVDDIAIWGVLAVILLDWERMGRQLAFLAAFAVAAVLVRKLMRRLAERDRWYVGLIWLALCGFGADWSGLHFMVGAFLSGAILDAEWFDQREMDGFRGNILLAVMPVFFLSTGLRTSWEGGGLVVFGAAALLLVASVGGKLVGVGIAGRILGWPKREAWAIGWLLQTKALIMIIFANILLDKGIITSATFTALLLMAVASTMLTIPVVSPMLRRGKV; this is encoded by the coding sequence ATGAACACCGCCGAAATCTTCCTGATCGCGATCCTCATCATCTTTGCCGCGCCCTATCTGGTGTGGCGGCTGGGGCGTACCGATTACTGGGCACCGCTGGTAGTGGTGCAGATCGTCGGCGGGATCATCCTCGGCCCCGGCGTGCTCGGCGCGGCGTTTCCCGCCTATTACGCCTATGTGTTCACGCCGCAGGTTATCGGCGCGCTGAACGGCATCGCGTGGTGGGCGGTGATGCTGTTCGTGTGGGTCGCCGGGATCGAACTCGATCTGCGTCAGGCGTGGACGCGGCGGCGCGAGACGGGCGTGACGGCGGGCCTCGCGCTCGCGGTGCCGCTGGTCGCAGGCAGCCTTGCCGCGATGATCCTGCTGCAATGGCCGGGCTGGGCGGGCGTCAACGGCGCGCGGTGGCAGGTCGTGCTGGGCATCGGCATGGCGTGTGCGGTCACCGCGCTGCCGATCCTGATTTTGCTGATGGAGAAGCTCGAGATTCTGCGCGAACCGCTCGGCCAGCGGATCCTGCGCTATGCGAGTGTCGACGACATCGCGATCTGGGGCGTGCTCGCCGTCATCCTGCTCGATTGGGAGCGAATGGGTCGCCAGCTCGCCTTCCTCGCCGCCTTCGCGGTCGCCGCCGTGCTGGTGCGAAAGCTGATGCGGCGGCTGGCCGAGCGTGACCGCTGGTACGTCGGGCTGATCTGGCTGGCGCTGTGCGGGTTCGGGGCCGACTGGTCCGGCCTGCACTTCATGGTCGGCGCGTTCCTGTCCGGAGCGATTCTGGATGCCGAATGGTTCGACCAGCGCGAAATGGACGGCTTCCGCGGCAACATCCTGCTCGCGGTGATGCCGGTGTTCTTCCTCTCGACCGGCCTGCGCACCAGTTGGGAGGGCGGCGGCCTGGTCGTGTTCGGCGCCGCCGCGCTGCTGCTGGTGGCCAGCGTCGGCGGCAAGCTGGTCGGTGTCGGCATCGCCGGGCGTATCCTCGGCTGGCCGAAGCGCGAAGCGTGGGCGATCGGCTGGCTGCTCCAGACGAAGGCGCTCATCATGATAATCTTCGCCAACATCCTGCTCGACAAGGGCATCATCACGAGTGCGACCTTCACCGCGCTGCTGCTGATGGCGGTGGCGAGCACGATGCTGACGATTCCCGTCGTCTCCCCGATGCTGCGGCGGGGGAAGGTTTAG
- a CDS encoding SixA phosphatase family protein, translated as MRHVLLLAAAVLTAAPATAQTYVMRHLDTPEGQRDPDLLPNGQASARKLVRWFRGKRLTAIYVSDFRRTRQTAAPLAAARRITPTLYDPARTADLLAAVRAERGPVLIVGHSNTVPDIVEGLGGTRPAPLTHPDFGDVWTVRGTGTKRTRIDR; from the coding sequence ATGAGACACGTCCTGCTGCTCGCCGCCGCGGTGCTGACGGCGGCGCCCGCGACCGCGCAGACCTATGTCATGCGGCACCTCGACACGCCCGAGGGCCAGCGCGATCCCGACCTGTTGCCGAACGGCCAGGCCTCTGCACGGAAACTGGTGCGCTGGTTTCGCGGCAAGCGCCTGACCGCGATCTACGTCAGCGATTTTCGCCGCACGCGCCAGACCGCGGCGCCGCTTGCTGCCGCGCGACGGATCACACCGACTCTCTACGATCCCGCCAGGACCGCCGACCTGCTCGCCGCCGTCCGCGCCGAGCGCGGGCCCGTCCTGATCGTCGGCCACAGCAACACCGTGCCCGACATCGTCGAGGGTTTGGGCGGGACGCGCCCCGCACCGCTCACCCACCCCGATTTCGGCGACGTCTGGACCGTTCGCGGAACGGGCACGAAACGCACGCGGATCGACCGCTGA